A genomic region of Oncorhynchus mykiss isolate Arlee chromosome 4, USDA_OmykA_1.1, whole genome shotgun sequence contains the following coding sequences:
- the LOC118964431 gene encoding transport and Golgi organization protein 1 homolog isoform X9, whose amino-acid sequence MAVNVSYVYIFILFIHNFISKAAVEGRFSDFKSCADEECSMLLCRGKAFSDFTGPDCRFLPFKKGETIYVYYKLSSQRTNIWAGSVGNRFGYFNKDQLVINHIYTEKELEIPAEETDFVCFDTGHDKFDSYDIDSLLGSSLLLTDEEESVQVTTETFYLNKSAESTTVEVDEPPPEVTLLENDEIDRDVPEDIDKVVEVLDNDDLRHFEALESSLPHPETLDTKGVEYNTVLETTAERIKDYLQKDQQRTEDSVPYSVVEPEEGEIKETPSEPLSKDDPELENAPDGFSEGRPIPELKTTLGITFDAVTSNDEDTWKVTPYDKESDKTEYQQDEESDYHLRETPLLAFSEESSNLEHENILESDHTDEEDSLSEVPHTQKQDSKDNNLWSAFGDTVFNVVSGGERIAHVASSEENEEDDEGEITPEQPPKIEEPKESFGCSTSSELIFEQPADSNFSEDAVKVPDEDSQMLQFEDESEEADIEPSTPPAYEAGHTEALAENLTVDDSPVPKQLSQTDMLSDFDSKNDELELKQAVEELPIQKEESIDFSQVENTFKQGGTELFRLLREPYQKIPDPSKNTMVKESHLELPIEEDDSIHLVGEEIEEELLEDENAVLSSSKTEHTDENDTESLSEFGSEQPNNYTQTDVVSSDVLDVVQHGEAIDIEPEVHETENDAESHTPSLKDKVLDPLPNKETEYSDNVLRLTLLRDHFKEEDMERLQKILGLQNLFRVEFLFSDLELKAAWLSQTNTSKDIEKVLEAILEASETPILDEIERMLDAQEIADLQQEAGEFVEEASILDDFQELVFTLSQKYSTARNSAPMAVGSQLHPDTDVDMSDDAEEEKTFPQSVEDIDKDNLTVTETGEETKAPEKPAHDSHKIPYMGIDEDSGYLNRNKDNQASSKTPEEIQRGPQTILENTLDMGLSVDMDHPPSGSLESPPVTDFHEDEQSGSSFVSVLILSGHLITLFYEYLGIYGVMMVTSLPEHWKSGPDFYSVFCEPVLVTAGAGVIGFLFWSSILSVKSKSYLITEKELVDRMKMLEQEKKEILQKVAELQQRGEELKENQKLSEKSATFSLEKIQDLENIVQEMERQNERLDEENHLLAISFDKERANTAKHDDMMSEMDKTIEKLKRSKKKTQDALSKSTILMDEVKLREDARNVQHQVLEKDIATLKEENLSLHHAAKLWEEKHRETREQIKVYHKSQKDLEDSLVQKDHNVEVLSDLLGDLEACDDLKGGVVANGEAFNDKQTIIQNRVKQMMVVSRNFPQVQTTLSVVEKERDRFMTKLLNEEKSRKELEEQFQKLEHDILLVKSDKNHMENQYKTLQQKNDIMTEMYQQKENALQQKLTKEEFERPNKEDRLTKVDSKALEEEVKVCRQRVKEIQDKLKRTEKSYKAQIIKQEQKSHENWAIARAAEQAMFNEKKENIHLHNLLTSMSSKLNELRRPLFKPTLGMAPMPLRRAGPMWRD is encoded by the exons ATGGCTGTAAATGTTTCTTacgtatatatttttattttatttattcataATTTCATATCCAAAGCCGCAGTCGAAGGGAGATTCTCCGACTTCAAAAGCTGTGCAGACGAGGAATGCAGTA TGCTCTTGTGCCGGGGGAAAGCTTTTAGCGATTTCACCGGACCAGACTGTCGGTTTCTGCCATTTAAAAAAGGAGAGACTATATATGTCTACTATAAACTCTCAAGCCAAAGGACAAATATATGGGCAGGGAGT GTTGGTAACCGCTTTGGTTACTTCAATAAGGACCAACTCGTAATCAATCACATATACACTGAAAAAGAATTGGAGATTCCTGCTGAG GAAACCGACTTTGTTTGCTTTGACACTGGACACGATAAGTTTGACAGTTATGACATTGATTCACTGTTAGGTTCCTCTTTATTGTTAACAGACGAGGAGGAATCTGTGCAAGTAACCACAGAGACTTTTTACCTTAACAAAAGTGCTGAGAGCACCACGGTGGAAGTGGATGAGCCTCCACCTGAAGTGACATTGTTAGAAAATGATGAGATTGATAGGGATGTTCCTGAGGACATCGATAAGGTTGTAGAGGTTCTAGATAATGATGATCTGAGACATTTTGAGGCTTTAGAGTCCTCTCTGCCTCACCCTGAAACTCTTGACACAAAGGGAGTGGAATATAACACTGTACTTGAGACCACAGCTGAGAGGATCAAAGATTACCTTCAGAAAGATCAGCAGAGGACAGAGGACTCTGTGCCGTACAGTGTTGTTGAACCAGAGGAAGGTGAGATCAAAGAAACCCCCTCAGAACCTCTATCCAAAGATGATCCTGAGTTAGAAAATGCACCTGATGGTTTTTCAGAAGGCAGACCTATTCCGGAGTTAAAAACCACACTTGGAATAACTTTTGATGCTGTCACTTCCAATGATGAGGACACTTGGAAGGTGACTCCATATGATAAGGAAAGTGACAAGACTGAATATCAGCAGGATGAGGAAAGTGATTATCATCTCAGGGAAACTCCATTGCTGGCTTTTTCTGAAGAAAGTTCTAATTTGGAACACGAGAACATTCTGGAATCTGATCATACAGATGAGGAAGACAGTCTATCAGAGGTACCTCATACACAGAAACAGGACTCCAAGGACAATAACCTGTGGTCTGCATTTGGTGATACAGTTTTTAACGTTGTCAGTGGTGGGGAAAGAATAGCTCATGTTGCCAGTTCAGAGGAAAATGAGGAGGATGACGAAGGTGAGATTACACCAGAGCAGCCTCCCAAAATTGAAGAACCCAAGGAGTCATTTGGCTGTTCTACTTCCTCTGAGCTAATCTTTGAGCAACCTGCGGACTCTAATTTCAGTGAGGATGCTGTCAAAGTACCCGATGAGGATTCTCAGATGTTGCAGTTTGAGGATGAATCTGAAGAAGCTGACATTGAACCTTCAACACCTCCTGCTTATGAGGCAGGACACACTGAGGCTTTAGCAGAGAATCTTACAGTAGATGACAGCCCAGTCCCTAAACAGCTCTCACAGACAGACATGCTCTCAGACTTTGATAGTAAAAATGATGAATTAGAGCTGAAACAAGCTGTTGAAGAACTCCCCATACAAAAAGAGGAGTCAATAGATTTCTCACAAGTAGAGAATACATTTAAACAGGGTGGTACAGAGCTTTTTAGACTATTGCGAGAACCATACCAGAAGATCCCGGATCCAAGTAAAAACACAATGGTGAAAGAGAGCCATCTTGAACTCCCCATAGAGGAGGATGATTCAATACACCTAGTGGGGGAAGAGATTGAGGAAGAGTTGCTAGAGGATGAAAATGCGGTATTGTCTTCATCCAAAACTGAGCACACTGATGAAAATGACACAGAAAGTCTATCTGAATTTGGGTCAGAGCAACCCAATAATTATACACAAACCGATGTTGTatccagtgatgtgttggatgtgGTCCAACACGGCGAGGCTATTGACATAGAACCTGAGGTGCATGAGACTGAAAATGATGCTGAAAGCCACACACCCTCACTTAAAGATAAAGTTCTGGATCCCCTTCCAAACAAGGAGACGGAATACAGTGACAATGTGTTGAGGCTGACACTATTGCGAGACCACTTCAAGGAGGAGGATATGGAGCGCCTCCAAAAGATTCTAGGTCTTCAGAATCTCTTTAGGGTGGAGTTCCTGTTTTCTGACCTGGAGCTGAAGGCTGCCTGGCTGTCCCAGACAAACACCAGTAAGGACATTGAAAAGGTGCTGGAAGCCATTTTGGAAGCCTCTGAAACCCCAATCCTGGATGAGATTGAGAGGATGCTGGATGCCCAGGAGATCGCTGACCTGCAGCAGGAGGCTGGTGAGTTTGTTGAGGAAGCTTCCATCTTGGACGACTTCCAGGAATTGGTGTTCACCCTGAGTCAGAAGTACTCAACGGCCAGAAACAGTGCTCCCATGGCAGTGGGCAGTCAACTACACCCTGACAcag ATGTGGATATGTCTGATGATGCGGAGGAAGAGAAGACATTCCCGCAGTCTGTGGAGGACATAGACAAGGACAACCTCACTGTGACAGAGACGGGTGAAGAGACTAAGGCACCTGAGAAGCCTGCCCATGATAGTCACAAGATACCATATATGGGCATTGATGAGGATAGTGGGTACTTGAACAGAAACAAAGACAATCAGGCAAGCTCTAAAACTCCAGAAGAAATCCAGAGGGGCCCTCAAACTATTTTGGAAAATACCTTGGACATGGGACTTAGCGTAGACATGGATCACCCTCCCTCAG GATCTCTGGAGTCACCTCCTGTCACTGATTTCCATGAAGATGAGCAGAGTGGTTCATCATTCGTATCAGTGCTAATTTTATCTGGTCATCTCATCACCCTGTTTTATGAGTATCTTGGAATATATGGTGTTATG ATGGTCACCAGCCTGCCAGAGCACTGGAAGTCAGGTCCAGACTTCTACAGCGTGTTCTGTGAACCCGTGCTGGTCACTGCAGGTGCCGGGGTCATCGGCTTCCTCTTCTGGAGTAGCATTCTATCT GTCAAAAGCAAGTCATATCTAA TTACTGAAAAAGAGCTGGTGGACAGGATGAAAATGCTTGAACAAGAGAAGAAGGAGATACTCCAAAAGGTCGCTGAACTGCAGCAACGG GGCGAAGAACTTAAAGAAAATCAAAAGCTGTCTGAAAaatctgccactttctctctggaGAAGATCCAGGATTTGGAG AATATTGtgcaagagatggagagacaaaatGAGCGCCTGGATGAGGAAAATCACTTACTCGCCATATCCTTTGACAAAGAGCGGGCCAACACTGCGAAACATGACGATATG ATGTCCGAAATGGACAAAACCATTGAGAAGTTGAAGCGCAGCAAGAAGAAGACCCAGGACGCACTCTCCAAG TCTACCATTCTGATGGATGAAGTCAAGCTCCGTGAAGATGCCCGGAATGTCCAGCACCAGGTTCTGGAGAAGGATATTGCCACCCTGAAGGAGGAGAACCTCTCG CTGCACCATGCTGCCAAGTTGTGGGAGGAGAAGCACAGGGAGACAAGAGAGCAGATCAAAGTCTACCACAAGTCTCAGAAAGACCTGGAGGATTCCCTCGTTCAAAAGGACCACAACGTTGAG GTTCTGTCTGACCTGCTAGGAGACCTGGAGGCCTGCGATGACCTGAAAGGTGGAGTTGTGGCTAACGGGGAAGCCTTTAACG ACAAGCAGACCATCATCCAAAACCGCGTTAAGCAAATGATGGTCGTCTCTCGG AACTTTCCACAGGTCCAGACCACTCTGTCTGTTGTGGAGAAAGAGCGCGATCGCTTCATGACCAAGCTGCTGAACGAAGAGAAGTCCAGGAAAGAGCTGGAAG AGCAATTTCAGAAGTTGGAGCATGACATCTTGTTGGTGAAAAGTGACAAGAACCACATGGAGAACCAGTACAAGACCCTGCAGCAGAAGAATGACATCATGACTGAGATGTACCAGCAGAAGGAGAACGCTTTGCAGCA GAAGCTGACCAAGGAGGAGTTTGAGCGCCCCAACAAGGAAGACCGGCTGACGAAGGTGGACAGCAAGGCCCTAGAGGAGGAGGTCAAGGTGTGTAGGCAGCGCGTTAAAGAGATCCAGGATAAGCTGAAACGGACCGAGAAGTCCTACAAAGCCCAGATCATTAAGCAGGAGCAGAAATCTCACGAGAACTGG GCGATTGCACGCGCCGCAGAGCAAGCTATGTTCAACGAGAAGAAGGAAAACATTCACCTTCATAACTT ACTGACTTCCATGTCCAGCAAGCTGAATGAGCTCCGTAGGCCTCTGTTCAAGCCCACCCTTGGGATGGCTCCCATGCCTCTCCGACGAG CTGGTCCAATGTGGAGAGACTGA
- the LOC118964431 gene encoding transport and Golgi organization protein 1 homolog isoform X1, with protein sequence MAVNVSYVYIFILFIHNFISKAAVEGRFSDFKSCADEECSMLLCRGKAFSDFTGPDCRFLPFKKGETIYVYYKLSSQRTNIWAGSVGNRFGYFNKDQLVINHIYTEKELEIPAEETDFVCFDTGHDKFDSYDIDSLLGSSLLLTDEEESVQVTTETFYLNKSAESTTVEVDEPPPEVTLLENDEIDRDVPEDIDKVVEVLDNDDLRHFEALESSLPHPETLDTKGVEYNTVLETTAERIKDYLQKDQQRTEDSVPYSVVEPEEGEIKETPSEPLSKDDPELENAPDGFSEGRPIPELKTTLGITFDAVTSNDEDTWKVTPYDKESDKTEYQQDEESDYHLRETPLLAFSEESSNLEHENILESDHTDEEDSLSEVPHTQKQDSKDNNLWSAFGDTVFNVVSGGERIAHVASSEENEEDDEGEITPEQPPKIEEPKESFGCSTSSELIFEQPADSNFSEDAVKVPDEDSQMLQFEDESEEADIEPSTPPAYEAGHTEALAENLTVDDSPVPKQLSQTDMLSDFDSKNDELELKQAVEELPIQKEESIDFSQVENTFKQGGTELFRLLREPYQKIPDPSKNTMVKESHLELPIEEDDSIHLVGEEIEEELLEDENAVLSSSKTEHTDENDTESLSEFGSEQPNNYTQTDVVSSDVLDVVQHGEAIDIEPEVHETENDAESHTPSLKDKVLDPLPNKETEYSDNVLRLTLLRDHFKEEDMERLQKILGLQNLFRVEFLFSDLELKAAWLSQTNTSKDIEKVLEAILEASETPILDEIERMLDAQEIADLQQEAGEFVEEASILDDFQELVFTLSQKYSTARNSAPMAVGSQLHPDTDVDMSDDAEEEKTFPQSVEDIDKDNLTVTETGEETKAPEKPAHDSHKIPYMGIDEDSGYLNRNKDNQASSKTPEEIQRGPQTILENTLDMGLSVDMDHPPSGSLESPPVTDFHEDEQSGSSFVSVLILSGHLITLFYEYLGIYGVMMVTSLPEHWKSGPDFYSVFCEPVLVTAGAGVIGFLFWSSILSVKSKSYLITEKELVDRMKMLEQEKKEILQKVAELQQRGEELKENQKLSEKSATFSLEKIQDLENIVQEMERQNERLDEENHLLAISFDKERANTAKHDDMMSEMDKTIEKLKRSKKKTQDALSKSTILMDEVKLREDARNVQHQVLEKDIATLKEENLSLHHAAKLWEEKHRETREQIKVYHKSQKDLEDSLVQKDHNVEVLSDLLGDLEACDDLKGGVVANGEAFNDKQTIIQNRVKQMMVVSRNFPQVQTTLSVVEKERDRFMTKLLNEEKSRKELEEQFQKLEHDILLVKSDKNHMENQYKTLQQKNDIMTEMYQQKENALQQKLTKEEFERPNKEDRLTKVDSKALEEEVKVCRQRVKEIQDKLKRTEKSYKAQIIKQEQKSHENWAIARAAEQAMFNEKKENIHLHNLLTSMSSKLNELRRPLFKPTLGMAPMPLRRGPRPCGRYPPDHKHPVASRPDTMAPSTSSPSDLGSSTAPLESQAEAQASTENPEANTRPQGPGSLLVSPIRPPPDSRPGPLRPVISHPSGLCYRPIPGRHHIPPPPPFMPPVYRPDNGHSGMMPPGPPPPNGHPLIPPGHRRPTPGAYSPPSPHNRYLPPPSHYEPVPPPFGVSGSTPMARPMGPPHTYVHYGPLDHSILPPGVAPYPHVGPRDFPVQPQVPHGHDSSVGPQPGAGPQGQGQDYRSQQATAAPQDSDRK encoded by the exons ATGGCTGTAAATGTTTCTTacgtatatatttttattttatttattcataATTTCATATCCAAAGCCGCAGTCGAAGGGAGATTCTCCGACTTCAAAAGCTGTGCAGACGAGGAATGCAGTA TGCTCTTGTGCCGGGGGAAAGCTTTTAGCGATTTCACCGGACCAGACTGTCGGTTTCTGCCATTTAAAAAAGGAGAGACTATATATGTCTACTATAAACTCTCAAGCCAAAGGACAAATATATGGGCAGGGAGT GTTGGTAACCGCTTTGGTTACTTCAATAAGGACCAACTCGTAATCAATCACATATACACTGAAAAAGAATTGGAGATTCCTGCTGAG GAAACCGACTTTGTTTGCTTTGACACTGGACACGATAAGTTTGACAGTTATGACATTGATTCACTGTTAGGTTCCTCTTTATTGTTAACAGACGAGGAGGAATCTGTGCAAGTAACCACAGAGACTTTTTACCTTAACAAAAGTGCTGAGAGCACCACGGTGGAAGTGGATGAGCCTCCACCTGAAGTGACATTGTTAGAAAATGATGAGATTGATAGGGATGTTCCTGAGGACATCGATAAGGTTGTAGAGGTTCTAGATAATGATGATCTGAGACATTTTGAGGCTTTAGAGTCCTCTCTGCCTCACCCTGAAACTCTTGACACAAAGGGAGTGGAATATAACACTGTACTTGAGACCACAGCTGAGAGGATCAAAGATTACCTTCAGAAAGATCAGCAGAGGACAGAGGACTCTGTGCCGTACAGTGTTGTTGAACCAGAGGAAGGTGAGATCAAAGAAACCCCCTCAGAACCTCTATCCAAAGATGATCCTGAGTTAGAAAATGCACCTGATGGTTTTTCAGAAGGCAGACCTATTCCGGAGTTAAAAACCACACTTGGAATAACTTTTGATGCTGTCACTTCCAATGATGAGGACACTTGGAAGGTGACTCCATATGATAAGGAAAGTGACAAGACTGAATATCAGCAGGATGAGGAAAGTGATTATCATCTCAGGGAAACTCCATTGCTGGCTTTTTCTGAAGAAAGTTCTAATTTGGAACACGAGAACATTCTGGAATCTGATCATACAGATGAGGAAGACAGTCTATCAGAGGTACCTCATACACAGAAACAGGACTCCAAGGACAATAACCTGTGGTCTGCATTTGGTGATACAGTTTTTAACGTTGTCAGTGGTGGGGAAAGAATAGCTCATGTTGCCAGTTCAGAGGAAAATGAGGAGGATGACGAAGGTGAGATTACACCAGAGCAGCCTCCCAAAATTGAAGAACCCAAGGAGTCATTTGGCTGTTCTACTTCCTCTGAGCTAATCTTTGAGCAACCTGCGGACTCTAATTTCAGTGAGGATGCTGTCAAAGTACCCGATGAGGATTCTCAGATGTTGCAGTTTGAGGATGAATCTGAAGAAGCTGACATTGAACCTTCAACACCTCCTGCTTATGAGGCAGGACACACTGAGGCTTTAGCAGAGAATCTTACAGTAGATGACAGCCCAGTCCCTAAACAGCTCTCACAGACAGACATGCTCTCAGACTTTGATAGTAAAAATGATGAATTAGAGCTGAAACAAGCTGTTGAAGAACTCCCCATACAAAAAGAGGAGTCAATAGATTTCTCACAAGTAGAGAATACATTTAAACAGGGTGGTACAGAGCTTTTTAGACTATTGCGAGAACCATACCAGAAGATCCCGGATCCAAGTAAAAACACAATGGTGAAAGAGAGCCATCTTGAACTCCCCATAGAGGAGGATGATTCAATACACCTAGTGGGGGAAGAGATTGAGGAAGAGTTGCTAGAGGATGAAAATGCGGTATTGTCTTCATCCAAAACTGAGCACACTGATGAAAATGACACAGAAAGTCTATCTGAATTTGGGTCAGAGCAACCCAATAATTATACACAAACCGATGTTGTatccagtgatgtgttggatgtgGTCCAACACGGCGAGGCTATTGACATAGAACCTGAGGTGCATGAGACTGAAAATGATGCTGAAAGCCACACACCCTCACTTAAAGATAAAGTTCTGGATCCCCTTCCAAACAAGGAGACGGAATACAGTGACAATGTGTTGAGGCTGACACTATTGCGAGACCACTTCAAGGAGGAGGATATGGAGCGCCTCCAAAAGATTCTAGGTCTTCAGAATCTCTTTAGGGTGGAGTTCCTGTTTTCTGACCTGGAGCTGAAGGCTGCCTGGCTGTCCCAGACAAACACCAGTAAGGACATTGAAAAGGTGCTGGAAGCCATTTTGGAAGCCTCTGAAACCCCAATCCTGGATGAGATTGAGAGGATGCTGGATGCCCAGGAGATCGCTGACCTGCAGCAGGAGGCTGGTGAGTTTGTTGAGGAAGCTTCCATCTTGGACGACTTCCAGGAATTGGTGTTCACCCTGAGTCAGAAGTACTCAACGGCCAGAAACAGTGCTCCCATGGCAGTGGGCAGTCAACTACACCCTGACAcag ATGTGGATATGTCTGATGATGCGGAGGAAGAGAAGACATTCCCGCAGTCTGTGGAGGACATAGACAAGGACAACCTCACTGTGACAGAGACGGGTGAAGAGACTAAGGCACCTGAGAAGCCTGCCCATGATAGTCACAAGATACCATATATGGGCATTGATGAGGATAGTGGGTACTTGAACAGAAACAAAGACAATCAGGCAAGCTCTAAAACTCCAGAAGAAATCCAGAGGGGCCCTCAAACTATTTTGGAAAATACCTTGGACATGGGACTTAGCGTAGACATGGATCACCCTCCCTCAG GATCTCTGGAGTCACCTCCTGTCACTGATTTCCATGAAGATGAGCAGAGTGGTTCATCATTCGTATCAGTGCTAATTTTATCTGGTCATCTCATCACCCTGTTTTATGAGTATCTTGGAATATATGGTGTTATG ATGGTCACCAGCCTGCCAGAGCACTGGAAGTCAGGTCCAGACTTCTACAGCGTGTTCTGTGAACCCGTGCTGGTCACTGCAGGTGCCGGGGTCATCGGCTTCCTCTTCTGGAGTAGCATTCTATCT GTCAAAAGCAAGTCATATCTAA TTACTGAAAAAGAGCTGGTGGACAGGATGAAAATGCTTGAACAAGAGAAGAAGGAGATACTCCAAAAGGTCGCTGAACTGCAGCAACGG GGCGAAGAACTTAAAGAAAATCAAAAGCTGTCTGAAAaatctgccactttctctctggaGAAGATCCAGGATTTGGAG AATATTGtgcaagagatggagagacaaaatGAGCGCCTGGATGAGGAAAATCACTTACTCGCCATATCCTTTGACAAAGAGCGGGCCAACACTGCGAAACATGACGATATG ATGTCCGAAATGGACAAAACCATTGAGAAGTTGAAGCGCAGCAAGAAGAAGACCCAGGACGCACTCTCCAAG TCTACCATTCTGATGGATGAAGTCAAGCTCCGTGAAGATGCCCGGAATGTCCAGCACCAGGTTCTGGAGAAGGATATTGCCACCCTGAAGGAGGAGAACCTCTCG CTGCACCATGCTGCCAAGTTGTGGGAGGAGAAGCACAGGGAGACAAGAGAGCAGATCAAAGTCTACCACAAGTCTCAGAAAGACCTGGAGGATTCCCTCGTTCAAAAGGACCACAACGTTGAG GTTCTGTCTGACCTGCTAGGAGACCTGGAGGCCTGCGATGACCTGAAAGGTGGAGTTGTGGCTAACGGGGAAGCCTTTAACG ACAAGCAGACCATCATCCAAAACCGCGTTAAGCAAATGATGGTCGTCTCTCGG AACTTTCCACAGGTCCAGACCACTCTGTCTGTTGTGGAGAAAGAGCGCGATCGCTTCATGACCAAGCTGCTGAACGAAGAGAAGTCCAGGAAAGAGCTGGAAG AGCAATTTCAGAAGTTGGAGCATGACATCTTGTTGGTGAAAAGTGACAAGAACCACATGGAGAACCAGTACAAGACCCTGCAGCAGAAGAATGACATCATGACTGAGATGTACCAGCAGAAGGAGAACGCTTTGCAGCA GAAGCTGACCAAGGAGGAGTTTGAGCGCCCCAACAAGGAAGACCGGCTGACGAAGGTGGACAGCAAGGCCCTAGAGGAGGAGGTCAAGGTGTGTAGGCAGCGCGTTAAAGAGATCCAGGATAAGCTGAAACGGACCGAGAAGTCCTACAAAGCCCAGATCATTAAGCAGGAGCAGAAATCTCACGAGAACTGG GCGATTGCACGCGCCGCAGAGCAAGCTATGTTCAACGAGAAGAAGGAAAACATTCACCTTCATAACTT ACTGACTTCCATGTCCAGCAAGCTGAATGAGCTCCGTAGGCCTCTGTTCAAGCCCACCCTTGGGATGGCTCCCATGCCTCTCCGACGAG GACCACGACCTTGCGGCCGTTACCCTCCTGACCACAAACACCCAGTGGCTTCTAGACCTG ACACCATGGCCCCAAGTACATCCTCACCAAGCGATCTGGGCAGCTCG ACCGCTCCACTAGAGTCACAGGCTGAGGCCCAGGCCTCCACAGAGAACCCAGAGGCA AACACTCGACCTCAGGGTCCTGGCTCCCTGCTGGTCTCTCCCATCAGGCCCCCCCCCGACTCAAGACCCGGCCCCCTCAGACCAGTCATCAGCCATCCCTCCGGACTCTGCTACCGTCCCATTCCCGGACGCCACCacatccctcctcccccacccttcATGCCTCCCGTGTACCGACCAGACAACGGACACTCAGGCATGATGCCTCCTGGACCCCCACCGCCTAACGGACACCCGTTGATACCACCCGGACATCGGCGTCCAACTCCTGGTGCTTACAGTCCCCCTTCCCCACACAACCGGTACCTTCCTCCACCTTCTCACTATGAACCGGTGCCTCCCCCATTCG GTGTTTCCGGCAGCACTCCTATGGCCCGACCCATGGGACCCCCACATACCTACGTGCACTATGGACCACTTGATCACTCCATCCTGCCCCCTGGGGTGGCCCCATACCCTCATGTCGGCCCCAGAGACTTCCCTGTGCAGCCACAGGTCCCACATGGCCATGACTCTTCAGTGGGCCCCCAGCCCGGCGCTGGCCCCCAGGGCCAGGGGCAAGACTATAGGTCCCAGCAGGCAACAGCTGCCCCCCAGGACTCAGACAGAAAATAA